A segment of the Malaciobacter mytili LMG 24559 genome:
TTGTCCTAAGATTGAATTAACTGGTGCTCTTATTGATGCAAAAAATGGTTACTTAAATGTAGTATCATCTGATACTAGAAGATTAACCGTTCAAAATGTTTCTACATCTGACAAAAACTATGAATTCATCTTACCATTACAAGCAATTAATACAATTTCAAAGTATTTCAGTTCAAGTTCCGTAACTGTAAATATTACTGAAAGTAGAATTTTTGTGGCAAATGATACAAACAGGTATTCTTGCAAAAAAATAAATGGTATTTATGTAGATTATAATCGTGTTATCCCAAAAACTTTCAAACTTACTGTTGATGTAGATAAAGCATTATTTTATAGTTTAATAAATGATGCTTCTGTTATTGATAAACAAGTAATTGTTGATATTTCAAATAACACTATAAAAGCAAGTGCAGTTGATAAAAGTGTGACTTGTGAAGAACCATTGGAAAACATTGAAGGTATCAATATGATTATGGTATTTAATTCTAGATATTTACTGGAATTTCTTGATATTTGTCACGATGGAGATATCACAATTAATTTTAATGATGCAAAGTTACCAATATTATTAACTCAGGGTAATTTAACTGAAGTGATAATGCCAATTGTTTTAGAATAAAAAATACTAAATTTAAAAAATAAGGGAATGAAAATGAAAAAAATAGAATTATTAAAGTCGTTATTAGAAGAATTAAAAGACAGTATTGATATTTCTTTATTAATTGAAAATGTTAATAAAGATTTAGAAATAAAAAATTTTGATATTCACAACAATAATTTAAGTATTGATTTAAAAGTTAAAAATGATAATCCAGTTTTAACTAAATACAATACAGTAATGCCTTGCGTTGAGGTTGATTTTTATAAATTGCCATCAGAAATAAGACCTATTTTAGAGGAAATTGGTGCAGATGCAACACCTTCTGATCCATCATGGGTTAATGTATATTTGTATGCGACATATCAATTAGAAAGACCTGCAAATAAACCATCAGTCTATTTTGATGCAAATAAATACAGTGATGAAACATTGCAATTAT
Coding sequences within it:
- a CDS encoding DNA polymerase III subunit beta, translated to MKTTIHTKQFKNRVTIASNYVPKGKDDKQVISFYYISKEFLQIKATDFIETIEFKINCIDLDQFEPFSVNGKQLAQILKVIKSDTFSLEVDDSFLHIKDGRNKAKIEKYADVVDFEIEDKVINTFELTQTIIAALRNSQHSIDLNCPKIELTGALIDAKNGYLNVVSSDTRRLTVQNVSTSDKNYEFILPLQAINTISKYFSSSSVTVNITESRIFVANDTNRYSCKKINGIYVDYNRVIPKTFKLTVDVDKALFYSLINDASVIDKQVIVDISNNTIKASAVDKSVTCEEPLENIEGINMIMVFNSRYLLEFLDICHDGDITINFNDAKLPILLTQGNLTEVIMPIVLE